A genomic window from Candidatus Andeanibacterium colombiense includes:
- a CDS encoding TonB-dependent receptor produces the protein MNHHPLSARAALCASAALGLLAAATPAWAEDAAASDAGDASIIVTGQREAVLKEEADTGSRLGLTALETPASVNTVIGDDIRARGDFSVQGAVSRAPGVTNASNPGNAGSSYTMRGFSGATSVLQLYDGVRLYPVADSISFPSDPWNIERIEVLSGPASVLYGQGALGGAVNVIPKGPNADRYEFEGEAGYGSDSTWHVAGGAGGPLGDTLSFRADASYRKSDGWVDRGDNHSLALSGALRYQPTETLTVTLRDDYGNIHPQKYFGTPLIDGAIDKSIRHNNYNVGDAIMQFRDNRTILDIDWQVAEGLKFRSTNYYMTSKRMWQNLEIYCWIGADGLCPAGDGYGYGTPGNIYRSDNYGIVHDQKQYGTLTSFNVTFPVGGSVTNSLLFGVDLNRSDLVYSHDFDTDFQESEVPVNGFDPGTFLETSVIKPRYHTRTDTFAVFAEDRLGLGDKFSIVGGARIEYNKTFRWNYVYSGDEIVGEAPALDIDPDTGLGRAAYKSLQHTTWRVGAVYQPTESLSLYAQYATAVDPIGGLTTYSGNAVTYQMTNANGRQFEAGVKGIFLGGKGQFTLAAYQIDKFHMFSQQVNNGPITQIGHRRSRGVEASLAVDLPAGFAINANGTILNADADLDDGNRNPSPGIPQQSANLELSWSGIDKLQLRGNLRYVGKRYTEDDKTFPVPAYTVVDLSATYALTRNVGLDVRLYNLFDKAYAEGVYFDQQWILGRPRSFDVSVRAAF, from the coding sequence GTGAACCACCACCCCCTTTCGGCGCGCGCCGCGCTATGCGCGTCCGCCGCGCTCGGCCTGCTTGCGGCGGCTACGCCCGCTTGGGCGGAAGATGCCGCCGCCAGCGACGCCGGCGATGCCTCGATCATCGTCACCGGCCAGCGCGAAGCCGTGCTGAAGGAAGAAGCGGACACCGGCAGCCGCCTCGGCCTGACCGCACTCGAAACCCCGGCCAGCGTCAACACCGTGATCGGCGACGACATTCGCGCACGCGGTGATTTCTCGGTCCAGGGCGCGGTCAGCCGCGCGCCGGGCGTGACCAATGCCTCGAACCCTGGCAATGCCGGCAGCTCCTACACGATGCGCGGCTTCAGCGGCGCAACCTCGGTGCTGCAGCTGTATGACGGTGTGCGGCTTTATCCGGTCGCGGATTCGATCAGCTTCCCGAGCGATCCGTGGAACATCGAGCGGATCGAAGTGCTGAGCGGCCCGGCCTCGGTGCTCTACGGCCAGGGCGCGCTGGGCGGCGCGGTCAACGTGATCCCCAAGGGCCCCAATGCGGACCGCTACGAGTTCGAAGGCGAAGCCGGCTACGGCTCCGACAGTACCTGGCACGTCGCGGGCGGAGCCGGCGGGCCGCTGGGCGACACGCTCTCGTTCCGGGCCGATGCGAGCTACCGCAAGTCGGACGGCTGGGTCGATCGCGGCGACAACCACAGCCTCGCGCTGTCGGGCGCGCTGCGCTACCAGCCGACCGAAACCCTGACGGTCACGCTGCGCGACGATTACGGCAACATCCACCCGCAGAAATATTTCGGCACGCCGCTGATCGACGGCGCAATCGACAAGTCGATCCGCCACAACAACTACAACGTCGGCGACGCGATCATGCAGTTCCGCGACAACCGCACGATCCTCGACATCGACTGGCAGGTCGCGGAGGGACTGAAGTTCCGCAGCACCAATTACTACATGACCAGCAAGCGCATGTGGCAGAATCTCGAGATCTATTGCTGGATCGGCGCGGACGGCCTGTGCCCGGCGGGCGATGGCTACGGCTACGGCACGCCCGGCAATATCTACCGCTCGGACAATTACGGGATCGTCCACGACCAGAAGCAATATGGCACGCTGACCAGCTTTAACGTGACCTTCCCGGTCGGCGGAAGCGTGACCAACAGCCTGCTGTTCGGGGTCGACCTCAACCGGTCGGACCTGGTCTATTCGCACGATTTCGACACCGACTTCCAGGAAAGCGAAGTGCCGGTGAACGGCTTCGATCCGGGGACCTTCCTCGAAACCTCGGTGATCAAGCCGCGCTACCACACGCGCACCGACACGTTCGCGGTCTTCGCGGAGGACCGCTTGGGATTGGGCGACAAGTTCTCCATCGTCGGCGGCGCGCGTATCGAATACAACAAGACCTTCCGCTGGAACTACGTCTATTCGGGCGACGAGATCGTCGGCGAGGCGCCGGCGCTGGACATCGATCCCGACACCGGCCTCGGCCGCGCGGCCTACAAATCGCTCCAGCACACCACCTGGCGGGTCGGCGCGGTTTATCAGCCGACCGAGAGCCTCTCGCTCTACGCGCAATACGCCACGGCGGTTGATCCGATCGGCGGGTTGACGACCTATTCCGGCAATGCGGTCACCTACCAGATGACCAACGCCAACGGCCGCCAGTTCGAGGCCGGCGTGAAGGGCATATTCCTTGGCGGGAAGGGCCAGTTCACCCTCGCGGCATACCAGATCGACAAGTTCCACATGTTCTCGCAGCAGGTGAACAACGGCCCGATCACTCAGATCGGCCACCGCCGGTCGCGCGGGGTCGAGGCGAGCCTTGCGGTGGACCTGCCCGCCGGTTTCGCGATCAACGCCAACGGCACCATCCTGAATGCCGATGCGGATCTGGATGACGGCAACCGCAACCCTTCGCCCGGCATACCGCAGCAGTCGGCGAACCTCGAACTGTCGTGGAGCGGGATCGACAAGCTCCAGCTGCGCGGCAACCTGCGCTATGTCGGCAAGCGCTACACCGAGGACGACAAGACCTTCCCGGTCCCAGCCTATACGGTGGTCGATCTCAGCGCGACCTACGCCCTCACCCGCAACGTCGGCCTCGATGTGCGGCTCTACAATTTGTTCGACAAGGCCTACGCCGAAGGAGTCTACTTCGATCAACAGTGGATTCTCGGCCGGCCGCGCTCGTTCGACGTATCGGTGAGAGCGGCCTTTTAA
- a CDS encoding PepSY domain-containing protein, whose translation MGRWGLRVLFLTHRWTGVALALLMAMWALSGVVMMYSAYPETTREERLAGLAPLDFSGCCKAALPDQARLDGAVVEMLEGEPVLREPDGAIRLTDGKTVAIAAKDAAIIAAGHLARSSGAPAPTPSVASIRYDQWTVQGASSRTYPLYKASFADPAGTVLYVSGKDGRIVQDTTRRERFWNWLGAIPHWLYFAELRKDGWLWQQVVVYASLLGTFLTVTGIYIGIRQYGRGKRRIPYRGWAYWHHVTGLVFGLFTLTWIVSGLFSMQPWGWMESPGADAEQAALAGRPADRSDALALVEALRAQFPPGAVSAELSIQGKAAFALISDRQGGQARYTLPALTPAAPTAAELRAKTAAALPGTPLASAKLLRGTDAYYYSHHTQVRFPVWRAIYRDRAATRLYFDPATGELIAKVDAQAREFRWWHSALHRLDFGPLNARPLWDAVMLPLMAGVSLLCLVGLWLGIRRLRRSFR comes from the coding sequence ATGGGACGTTGGGGGCTGCGCGTACTCTTCCTGACCCATCGCTGGACCGGGGTCGCGCTTGCATTGCTGATGGCGATGTGGGCGCTTTCCGGCGTGGTGATGATGTATTCCGCCTATCCCGAGACGACCCGGGAAGAGCGGCTGGCGGGCCTTGCCCCGCTCGATTTCTCCGGCTGCTGCAAAGCGGCCCTCCCCGATCAAGCCAGGCTCGACGGGGCGGTGGTCGAAATGCTCGAAGGCGAGCCTGTGCTGCGCGAGCCGGACGGCGCGATCCGGCTGACCGACGGCAAAACGGTCGCGATCGCGGCAAAGGACGCGGCGATCATAGCCGCCGGCCATCTCGCGCGATCGAGCGGCGCACCGGCGCCCACCCCTTCGGTCGCCTCGATCCGATACGACCAGTGGACCGTCCAGGGCGCGTCCAGCCGGACCTACCCGCTCTACAAGGCGAGCTTCGCCGATCCGGCCGGAACCGTGCTCTACGTCTCGGGCAAGGACGGCAGGATCGTGCAGGACACGACGCGGCGCGAGCGGTTCTGGAACTGGCTCGGCGCGATCCCGCACTGGCTCTATTTTGCCGAGCTGCGCAAGGACGGATGGCTGTGGCAGCAGGTGGTGGTTTACGCCTCGCTGCTCGGCACCTTCCTCACCGTGACCGGAATCTACATCGGCATCCGCCAATATGGCCGCGGCAAGCGGCGCATACCCTATCGCGGCTGGGCCTATTGGCACCACGTCACCGGGCTGGTGTTCGGGCTGTTCACCCTGACCTGGATCGTCAGCGGGCTGTTCTCGATGCAGCCGTGGGGCTGGATGGAAAGCCCGGGAGCAGACGCGGAGCAGGCCGCGCTCGCCGGGCGGCCCGCTGACCGAAGCGACGCGCTGGCGCTAGTCGAGGCTCTGCGGGCGCAGTTCCCGCCCGGGGCCGTCAGCGCCGAACTCTCGATCCAGGGCAAGGCCGCCTTCGCGCTCATCTCCGATCGGCAAGGCGGGCAGGCGCGTTACACCCTTCCCGCGCTCACTCCCGCCGCGCCCACTGCAGCAGAGCTGCGGGCGAAGACCGCCGCTGCGCTCCCCGGCACGCCGCTCGCTTCCGCCAAGCTGCTGCGCGGGACGGATGCCTATTACTACAGCCACCACACGCAGGTGCGCTTCCCGGTATGGCGCGCGATCTATCGCGACCGCGCGGCGACCCGGCTCTATTTCGATCCGGCGACCGGCGAGCTGATCGCCAAGGTGGATGCGCAGGCGCGCGAGTTCCGCTGGTGGCATTCGGCGCTCCATCGGCTCGATTTCGGGCCGCTCAATGCCCGCCCGCTGTGGGATGCGGTGATGCTGCCGCTGATGGCCGGCGTGTCGCTGCTGTGCCTGGTCGGCCTGTGGCTGGGGATCAGGCGCCTGCGCCGCTCCTTCCGCTGA
- a CDS encoding response regulator transcription factor, with protein MTRIVLADDHPFLRTGVEGVLGAMGIDIVASVDNGASALEAIEREDPDVAILDIRMPGMGGVPVLEALRAQGDNRPVILLTAEIEDAALLAAVKSKVDGIVFKHGAETRLHDAIEAVMAGERFIDQALMQRALDLAIVSPQASALSKLSARELQIAEAVAVGKRNRDIAETIGTTEGSIKVYLHRIYEKLSVGSRTELAVLVIREKGN; from the coding sequence ATGACCAGGATTGTGCTCGCCGACGACCATCCGTTTCTCCGTACGGGAGTCGAGGGCGTGCTTGGCGCGATGGGGATCGACATCGTCGCCTCGGTCGACAATGGCGCCTCCGCGCTCGAGGCGATCGAGCGCGAGGATCCCGACGTGGCGATCCTCGATATCCGCATGCCGGGCATGGGCGGGGTGCCGGTGCTCGAAGCGCTGCGCGCGCAGGGCGATAACCGCCCGGTGATCCTGCTGACGGCCGAGATCGAGGATGCCGCGCTGCTCGCGGCGGTCAAATCGAAGGTAGATGGGATCGTATTCAAGCACGGTGCCGAAACCCGGCTGCACGATGCGATCGAGGCAGTGATGGCGGGCGAACGCTTCATCGACCAGGCGCTGATGCAGCGCGCGCTGGACCTCGCGATCGTCAGTCCGCAGGCCTCGGCGCTGAGCAAGCTTTCGGCGCGCGAGCTGCAGATCGCCGAGGCGGTCGCGGTCGGCAAGCGCAACCGCGACATCGCCGAGACGATCGGCACCACCGAAGGGTCGATCAAGGTCTATCTGCACCGGATCTACGAGAAACTCAGCGTCGGCTCGCGGACCGAGCTGGCGGTGCTGGTGATACGCGAAAAGGGCAACTGA
- a CDS encoding histidine kinase, translating into MIRDIFEHHSSRVIAVGRIVLAALFILWVWVDPQQPVRGGPYAYLLMVGYVAYACWMVPIAWGDWWLDYRLTLPSFLFDVTVFFCALYLTDGEQTGFMTAYFAFLNFLTLSAALRWNWRITLLTAGISAGGYMLMELWLRGDGTWLETVKVLRRASYLVVVSLILTWFAVQRSSPLIGKFMLPSAASAGTPYEGALAYAMAATGASGAALAWESEEEPGSTLQLAGLLSGGTRHLAPEVFDVFADSTPALFDRGRRCVLKLDPDGGLSIARHSNGPELAAFLGVPSGMSFPIEGATGYGQVVLTGIPGLCRDHLNLAEVVAREIAHGLDEDEISSLARETAAVRLRGNIARDLHDSVAQSLAGAGYRLASLRQQLRDGKDVLPEIDAISESLHAEQAHIREIIARLRSEAVNPGARNLGIELDLLGNALSRHWQVEVRCEDGVEPLLIPAWLVFEIQQLVREGIANAVRHGMAKLVTVKTEKTTGALSLTITDDGKGFPEAGEPSLPKSIAERVEALGGKMAVAALGNGTRIGISLPLGGRP; encoded by the coding sequence GTGATCCGCGACATCTTCGAACATCATTCCAGCAGGGTGATCGCGGTGGGCCGGATCGTGCTCGCCGCGCTGTTCATTCTATGGGTGTGGGTGGATCCGCAGCAGCCCGTGCGCGGCGGGCCTTACGCCTATCTGCTGATGGTCGGCTACGTTGCCTATGCTTGCTGGATGGTCCCGATCGCCTGGGGCGACTGGTGGCTGGATTACCGCCTGACCCTGCCGAGCTTCCTGTTCGACGTCACGGTGTTCTTCTGCGCGCTCTATCTGACCGACGGTGAGCAGACCGGGTTCATGACCGCCTATTTCGCTTTCCTCAATTTCCTCACCCTGTCCGCGGCCCTGCGCTGGAACTGGCGGATCACCCTGCTCACCGCGGGAATATCGGCGGGCGGCTACATGCTGATGGAACTGTGGCTGAGGGGCGACGGAACCTGGCTCGAAACGGTCAAGGTCCTGCGCCGGGCGAGCTATCTGGTGGTGGTCTCGCTGATCCTCACCTGGTTCGCGGTCCAGCGCAGCTCGCCGCTGATCGGCAAGTTCATGCTTCCCTCGGCCGCCAGCGCAGGCACGCCCTACGAAGGCGCGCTGGCCTATGCGATGGCGGCGACGGGGGCGAGTGGCGCGGCCCTCGCATGGGAAAGCGAGGAAGAGCCCGGCTCGACGCTCCAGCTTGCCGGCCTGCTTTCGGGCGGGACGCGGCATCTCGCTCCCGAAGTGTTCGACGTCTTCGCCGATTCGACGCCGGCCTTGTTCGACCGCGGGCGGCGCTGTGTACTCAAGCTCGATCCGGACGGCGGGCTGTCGATCGCGCGGCACAGCAACGGGCCCGAACTTGCCGCGTTTCTCGGAGTGCCTTCGGGCATGTCCTTTCCGATCGAAGGCGCGACCGGCTACGGGCAGGTGGTACTGACCGGCATTCCCGGCCTGTGCCGCGATCACCTCAATCTCGCCGAGGTCGTTGCGCGCGAGATCGCGCATGGGCTCGACGAGGACGAGATATCCTCCCTCGCGCGCGAGACTGCGGCGGTGCGGCTGCGCGGGAACATCGCGCGTGACTTGCATGACAGTGTCGCCCAGTCGCTCGCCGGGGCGGGCTACCGCCTCGCCTCGCTGCGCCAGCAATTGCGCGACGGCAAGGACGTGCTGCCGGAGATCGACGCGATCAGCGAAAGCCTGCATGCCGAGCAGGCGCATATTCGCGAGATCATAGCCCGGCTGCGGAGCGAAGCCGTCAATCCCGGCGCGCGCAATCTCGGGATCGAACTGGATCTTCTGGGCAATGCGCTGTCGCGCCACTGGCAGGTCGAGGTCAGGTGCGAGGACGGGGTCGAACCGCTGCTGATTCCGGCCTGGCTGGTGTTCGAGATACAGCAACTCGTCCGTGAAGGCATCGCCAATGCGGTACGGCACGGCATGGCAAAGCTGGTCACGGTCAAGACCGAGAAAACCACCGGCGCGCTGTCGCTGACGATCACCGACGACGGCAAGGGCTTTCCCGAAGCCGGAGAGCCGAGCCTGCCGAAGTCGATTGCCGAGCGGGTCGAGGCGCTGGGCGGAAAAATGGCTGTTGCCGCTCTCGGGAATGGTACAAGGATCGGGATAAGCTTGCCTTTGGGAGGAAGACCATGA
- a CDS encoding UrcA family protein has protein sequence MSRSILAVAAGAIALTAALPYVPALAQGDADRADSSAITVYAPLRQETRRSGGVTERMLISSSSVYYDDLDLNTQWGRDQLDDRIKLAAEQACDYLGNVYPLDRTTDSNRDCVRKAVRDTRPQFYVAVANYQPNYAYNDY, from the coding sequence ATGTCCCGCTCGATACTTGCAGTAGCTGCCGGCGCGATCGCACTGACTGCCGCGCTTCCTTACGTTCCGGCACTGGCGCAGGGAGATGCCGACCGGGCCGATTCCTCCGCGATCACCGTTTACGCTCCGCTGCGGCAGGAAACCCGCCGCTCGGGCGGAGTGACCGAACGCATGCTGATCTCATCCTCGTCGGTCTATTACGACGATCTCGACCTGAATACGCAATGGGGCCGCGACCAGCTCGACGATCGCATCAAGCTCGCCGCAGAACAGGCCTGCGACTATCTCGGCAATGTCTATCCGCTTGACCGTACGACCGACAGCAATCGCGACTGCGTCCGCAAGGCGGTGCGCGATACGCGCCCTCAGTTTTATGTCGCCGTGGCGAATTATCAGCCGAATTACGCGTATAACGATTACTGA
- a CDS encoding autotransporter domain-containing protein yields the protein MPRHLFLTTAALAAVAVPALAPAYAANISTAVTAPVLTATANSGNADNVTITSTGSVKPAGGTAVTQNSNNSVTNQGTIQISNANGAIGIGASAGVTGDILNSKDITIDEPYSPTDSDNDGDIDGPFALGSNRFGIRTDGAHGGKITNDINGAITVEGNDSAGIWLGGAQTGNVTNDGKITVTGDRSVGLHAGDITGNVRLAGTVSAKGKDAVGAEFTGDITGALVVQGSISATGYRYTSPPNDPSKLDADDLLQGGPALVVAGNVTGGIVLAVPPKDNSASDTDEDDDGIDDAKEGSAAVVSYGAAPAFVIGSATDNIAIGPVAGTATHYGLQIDGAVVGNGVYAGVDGNGLAIGGLGGTVAIANGIAVAGSVSAVSKDSNATALRLGAGASTPVLQNSGTIQATGSSTGTTRAVAVQVDAGASLPAIKNSGTISATATNAAGNATAIRDLSGTVTSVENSGKISATGAAADSGRNIAIDLSANTTGATIKQTAVGSGFAAPSITGDIRFGTGALNDLLDVADGTVTGNVFFGDGNNAFVLSGDAVYSGRALFGTGNDTLTLNGTSVFNGIADFAGGGNDTLTLNGTAWFKGSFANSGNLAVAVSGGFLDVSKPATMASLNVGAGGTLVVTLDKDAGQGSLYTVTGNASFADKSTLLVRLADTENAVGRYTVLEAGSITGASGIVTRTDLVPFMFKAALATDAGANKIAIDITKRTATELGLNRSQASAYDAIYAVLAKDDEVEQVFLGVTDGTAFRDKIRRMLPDHAGGAFEAISLGSRTLARSVSDPYGPVYHAGNLDVLLNAAAWNSNKGEGATAAYDLGGFGISTGVELQSSVGSFGVTLQWMWNEYTSGDDDNIVQADTYELAGYWRGQWGKLNGWARGSYGKANFSGRRTFTGSYVDDDNVTKNIERSAHRDWNGDLVTFNGGASYESGGTLFFRPTVTFDYVRLNEDGYTDSGGGAGLNLTVDARHSDELALNGGVAVGIDFIGNSKYDRNWFRIEGEGGWRQVVGGELGSTTAHFANGSDFTLTPDQTANGWYARLRAMGGSSGFSMGGDLGAEDRNDHTAFTVRGTLRMGF from the coding sequence ATGCCTCGTCACCTGTTTTTGACCACCGCGGCCCTCGCGGCGGTGGCCGTTCCTGCCTTGGCCCCTGCTTACGCCGCGAACATCTCGACCGCGGTCACCGCTCCGGTGCTGACCGCGACCGCCAACAGCGGCAATGCCGACAACGTCACCATCACTTCCACCGGTTCGGTCAAGCCGGCCGGGGGCACGGCGGTAACGCAGAATTCGAACAATTCGGTCACCAACCAGGGCACGATCCAGATCAGCAACGCCAATGGCGCGATCGGGATCGGCGCGAGCGCGGGCGTCACCGGCGATATCCTCAACAGCAAGGATATCACGATCGACGAGCCCTACAGCCCGACCGACAGCGACAATGACGGCGATATCGACGGGCCCTTCGCGCTCGGTTCGAACCGCTTCGGGATCAGGACCGACGGCGCGCACGGCGGCAAGATCACCAACGACATCAACGGCGCGATCACCGTCGAAGGCAACGATTCGGCCGGCATCTGGCTCGGCGGCGCGCAGACCGGCAACGTCACCAACGACGGCAAGATCACGGTCACCGGCGACCGTTCAGTCGGCCTCCATGCTGGGGACATCACCGGCAACGTCCGCCTCGCCGGCACCGTCTCCGCCAAGGGCAAGGATGCGGTTGGCGCCGAGTTCACCGGCGACATCACCGGTGCGCTGGTGGTGCAGGGCTCGATCTCCGCGACCGGCTATCGCTACACCAGCCCGCCCAACGATCCCTCCAAGCTCGATGCGGACGATCTGCTTCAGGGTGGTCCGGCGCTGGTCGTCGCCGGCAACGTGACCGGCGGCATCGTGCTCGCGGTTCCGCCGAAGGACAATTCGGCCAGCGACACCGACGAGGACGACGACGGGATCGACGATGCCAAGGAAGGTAGCGCCGCGGTCGTCAGCTACGGTGCGGCGCCGGCCTTCGTGATCGGTTCGGCGACCGACAATATCGCGATCGGCCCGGTCGCCGGCACCGCGACCCATTACGGGCTGCAGATCGACGGCGCGGTGGTGGGCAACGGCGTTTATGCCGGGGTCGATGGCAACGGTCTCGCGATCGGCGGGCTCGGCGGGACCGTGGCCATCGCCAACGGCATCGCGGTCGCGGGCAGCGTCAGCGCGGTCTCGAAGGATTCGAACGCAACCGCGCTGCGGCTCGGTGCCGGGGCGAGTACGCCGGTGCTGCAGAACTCGGGCACGATCCAGGCGACCGGCAGCAGCACCGGCACGACCCGCGCGGTCGCGGTGCAGGTCGATGCCGGCGCGTCGCTCCCGGCGATCAAGAACAGCGGGACGATCTCGGCCACCGCGACCAATGCGGCGGGCAATGCCACCGCGATCCGCGACCTTTCGGGCACGGTCACCTCGGTCGAGAACAGCGGCAAGATCTCCGCGACCGGCGCGGCGGCCGATAGCGGGCGCAACATCGCGATCGACCTTTCGGCCAACACCACCGGCGCCACGATCAAGCAGACCGCGGTCGGCTCGGGCTTCGCCGCCCCGTCGATCACCGGCGACATCCGCTTCGGTACCGGCGCGCTCAATGATCTGCTCGATGTGGCCGATGGCACCGTCACCGGCAATGTGTTCTTCGGCGACGGCAACAACGCTTTCGTGCTCTCGGGCGACGCGGTCTATTCCGGCCGAGCCCTGTTCGGCACCGGGAACGACACGCTGACCCTGAACGGGACTTCGGTGTTCAACGGCATCGCGGATTTCGCGGGCGGCGGCAACGACACACTGACCCTGAACGGCACCGCGTGGTTCAAGGGCAGCTTCGCCAATTCGGGCAATCTCGCGGTGGCGGTGAGCGGCGGCTTCCTCGACGTTTCGAAGCCTGCGACGATGGCCTCGCTGAACGTCGGCGCCGGCGGCACCCTGGTGGTGACGCTCGATAAGGATGCGGGCCAGGGTTCGCTCTACACCGTCACCGGCAATGCCAGCTTCGCCGACAAATCGACCCTGCTGGTCCGCCTCGCCGATACCGAGAACGCGGTCGGGCGCTACACCGTGCTCGAAGCCGGCTCGATCACGGGAGCCTCGGGGATCGTGACCCGCACCGATCTCGTGCCCTTCATGTTCAAGGCCGCGCTGGCGACAGATGCCGGGGCGAACAAGATCGCGATCGACATCACCAAGCGCACCGCGACCGAACTCGGGCTCAACCGCTCGCAGGCCTCGGCTTACGATGCGATCTATGCGGTGCTGGCGAAGGACGACGAGGTCGAGCAGGTGTTCCTCGGGGTCACCGACGGGACCGCTTTCCGCGACAAGATCCGCAGGATGCTGCCCGATCACGCGGGCGGGGCGTTCGAGGCGATCAGCCTCGGCAGCCGAACCCTCGCGCGTTCGGTCTCCGATCCCTACGGCCCGGTCTATCATGCCGGCAATCTCGACGTCCTCCTGAACGCGGCGGCGTGGAATTCGAACAAGGGCGAGGGCGCGACCGCGGCCTACGATCTGGGCGGGTTCGGCATCTCCACCGGGGTCGAACTGCAGTCGAGCGTCGGCAGCTTCGGCGTGACCCTGCAGTGGATGTGGAACGAATACACCAGCGGCGACGACGACAATATCGTCCAGGCGGATACCTATGAGCTGGCCGGCTACTGGCGCGGCCAGTGGGGCAAGCTCAACGGCTGGGCACGGGGATCCTACGGCAAGGCCAATTTCAGCGGCCGCCGCACCTTCACCGGCTCCTATGTCGATGACGACAACGTGACCAAGAACATCGAACGCAGCGCACACCGCGACTGGAACGGCGATCTCGTCACCTTCAACGGCGGCGCATCCTATGAAAGCGGCGGCACCCTGTTCTTCCGCCCGACCGTGACCTTCGACTACGTCCGCCTTAACGAGGACGGCTATACCGACAGCGGCGGCGGCGCCGGGCTGAACCTGACCGTCGATGCGCGCCACAGCGACGAATTGGCACTGAACGGCGGCGTCGCGGTCGGCATCGATTTCATCGGCAACAGCAAGTACGATCGCAACTGGTTCCGGATCGAGGGCGAGGGCGGCTGGCGCCAGGTCGTCGGCGGCGAACTGGGCTCGACCACCGCACATTTCGCCAACGGCAGCGATTTCACTCTGACGCCCGACCAGACCGCCAACGGCTGGTATGCGCGGCTGCGGGCGATGGGCGGTTCCTCCGGTTTCTCGATGGGCGGCGACCTCGGCGCGGAAGACCGCAACGATCACACCGCCTTCACCGTCCGCGGGACCTTGCGCATGGGCTTCTGA